One Punica granatum isolate Tunisia-2019 chromosome 3, ASM765513v2, whole genome shotgun sequence genomic window carries:
- the LOC116199490 gene encoding ABC transporter I family member 10 isoform X2 produces MTNKDEPSRHLQRRRLRGENAMNLGNLIHSSLPRLAPARSNSSFRDNGCENAAAIEARNVNFSISTRQGATVPILTDCSLTVPSGQLWMLLGPNGCGKSTLLRILAGLLTPTNGKVYVKRPKNYVFQNPDHQVVMPTVEADVAFGLGKSGFTSMEVRSKVLKALDAVGMSDYMQRPIQTLSGGQKQRVAIAGALAEACKVLLLDELTTFLDESDQVVPLLAHTRLA; encoded by the exons ATGACAAACAAAGACGAGCCATCTCGTCATTTACAGCGTCGGAGACTGAGAGGAGAAAATGCGATGAACCTCGGCAACCTCATCCATTCCTCGCTGCCTCGTCTCGCTCCTGCCCGCTCCAATTCTAGCTTCAG GGACAATGGGTGTGAGAACGCTGCCGCCATTGAAGCCCGGAACGTCAATTTCTCAATCTCCACGAGGCAGGGGGCCACTGTGCCGATTCTCACGGACTGCTCCCTCACCGTCCCTTCCGGGCAGCTCTGGATGCTCCTCGGTCCAAACGGCTGTGGAAAGTCCACCCTTTTGAGG ATTCTTGCCGGTCTGTTGACACCCACGAATGGGAAAGTGTATGTTAAGAGGCCGAAGAACTATGTTTTCCAGAATCCTGATCATCAG GTAGTAATGCCTACTGTTGAAGCTGACGTGGCATTTGGCCTTGGAAAGTCGGGCTTCACCTCCATGGAAGTCAGGTCCAAAGTGCTAAAAGCTTTGGATGCTGTCGGCATGTCTGATTATATGCAA AGGCCGATTCAAACTCTTAGTGGTGGTCAGAAACAAAGGGTCGCCATAGCTGGCGCTTTAGCTGAAGCATGCAAGGTGTTGCTACTGGACGAGCTAACAACTTTTTTGGATGAAAGCGATCAG GTTGTACCTCTTCTTGCTCATACTAGATTGGCGTAA
- the LOC116199490 gene encoding ABC transporter I family member 10 isoform X1, translated as MTNKDEPSRHLQRRRLRGENAMNLGNLIHSSLPRLAPARSNSSFRDNGCENAAAIEARNVNFSISTRQGATVPILTDCSLTVPSGQLWMLLGPNGCGKSTLLRILAGLLTPTNGKVYVKRPKNYVFQNPDHQVVMPTVEADVAFGLGKSGFTSMEVRSKVLKALDAVGMSDYMQRPIQTLSGGQKQRVAIAGALAEACKVLLLDELTTFLDESDQIGVIRAVKNCLEKSEEVTALWVTHRLEELEYADGAIYMEDGKVIKRGDPMRIMNFIRAKQSSYSNQINS; from the exons ATGACAAACAAAGACGAGCCATCTCGTCATTTACAGCGTCGGAGACTGAGAGGAGAAAATGCGATGAACCTCGGCAACCTCATCCATTCCTCGCTGCCTCGTCTCGCTCCTGCCCGCTCCAATTCTAGCTTCAG GGACAATGGGTGTGAGAACGCTGCCGCCATTGAAGCCCGGAACGTCAATTTCTCAATCTCCACGAGGCAGGGGGCCACTGTGCCGATTCTCACGGACTGCTCCCTCACCGTCCCTTCCGGGCAGCTCTGGATGCTCCTCGGTCCAAACGGCTGTGGAAAGTCCACCCTTTTGAGG ATTCTTGCCGGTCTGTTGACACCCACGAATGGGAAAGTGTATGTTAAGAGGCCGAAGAACTATGTTTTCCAGAATCCTGATCATCAG GTAGTAATGCCTACTGTTGAAGCTGACGTGGCATTTGGCCTTGGAAAGTCGGGCTTCACCTCCATGGAAGTCAGGTCCAAAGTGCTAAAAGCTTTGGATGCTGTCGGCATGTCTGATTATATGCAA AGGCCGATTCAAACTCTTAGTGGTGGTCAGAAACAAAGGGTCGCCATAGCTGGCGCTTTAGCTGAAGCATGCAAGGTGTTGCTACTGGACGAGCTAACAACTTTTTTGGATGAAAGCGATCAG ATTGGCGTAATCAGAGCAGTCAAGAATTGTCTGGAAAAATCCGAAGAAGTTACAGCACTGTGGGTAACGCATCGCTTGGAGGAACTCGAGTATGCGGATGGAGCTATTTATATGGAAGATGGGAAGGTCATCAAGCGTGGTGACCCAATGAGGATAATGAATTTCATCAGAGCTAAGCAATCCTCTTATAGCAACCAAATAAATTCTTAG
- the LOC116199488 gene encoding GDP-mannose transporter GONST1 isoform X1, whose translation MKPFENGGTDLEGGRVERERQKSTRGNRVVRIPNQALLSGFAYCISSCSMILVNKYVLSSYDFNAGIFLMLYQNLISVIIVSALSFLGVISTEPLTLRLIKVWLPVNFIFVGMLITSMFSLRYINVAMVTVLKNVTNVITALGEMYLFSKHHDSRVWAALFLMIISAISGGITDLSFHAVGYAWQITNCFLTASYSLTLRRVMDTAKQVTKSGNLNEFSMVLLNNTLSLPLGVILVFVFNEVDYLVNTPLLKLPTFWLVMTFSGFLGLAISFTSMWFLHQTGATTYSLVGSLNKIPLSVAGIVLFKVPTSLENSASIFFGLLAGVFFARAKMRERS comes from the exons ATGAAGCCTTTTGAAAATGGTGGGACTGACTTAGAAGGTGGTAGggtcgagagagagagacaaaaaTCAACAAGGGGCAACAGAGTAGTTAGAATACCCAATCAAGCTTTATTGTCTGGTTTTGCATATTGCATTTCATCCTGCAGCATGATACTGGTCAACAAGTATGTGCTGTCAAGCTATGATTTTAATGCTGGCATATTTTTGATGCTTTACCAG AATCTCATCTCCGTTATTATCGTGTCTGCGCTGAGTTTTCTTGGTGTGATATCAACAGAACCGCTGACATTGAGATTGATCAAGGTCTGGCTGCCTGTCAATTTTATATTCGTTGGAATGCTTATAACAAGTATGTTTAG TTTAAGGTACATCAATGTAGCCATGGTCACAGTCCTGAAGAATGTTACAAATGTGATTACCGCACTTGGAGAAATGTACCTATTCAGTAAGCACCACGACAGTAGAGTTTGGGCTGCTTTGTTTTTGATG ATTATTTCAGCAATTTCTGGAGGGATTACAGATCTATCTTTTCATGCTGTTGGCTATGCGTGGCAGATTACAAATTGTTTCTTGACGGCATCATACTCG CTGACACTGCGTAGGGTAATGGATACGGCAAAGCAAGTCACGAAATCTGGAAACTTGAATGAATTCTCGATGGTCTTGCTAAACAATACCCTCTCCCTGCCCCTTGGAGTTATTCTCGTATTTGTATTCAATGAGGTGGATTATCTTGTCAATAC ACCGCTTTTGAAATTACCAACCTTCTGGTTGGTGATGACATTTAGCGGATTTCTAGGCCTGGCAATAAGCTTCACTTCTATGTGGTTTCTTCACCAAACGGGGGCCACAACCTATAG TCTTGTAGGTTCATTGAATAAGATACCACTGTCTGTTGCTGGGATCGTCCTGTTCAAAGTCCCCACTAGTTTGGAAAATTCGGCCAGCATCTTCTTTG GTCTCTTGGCTGGAGTCTTTTTCGCTCGAGCAAAAATGCGGGAGAGATCTTAA
- the LOC116199488 gene encoding GDP-mannose transporter GONST1 isoform X2: MLITSMFSLRYINVAMVTVLKNVTNVITALGEMYLFSKHHDSRVWAALFLMIISAISGGITDLSFHAVGYAWQITNCFLTASYSLTLRRVMDTAKQVTKSGNLNEFSMVLLNNTLSLPLGVILVFVFNEVDYLVNTPLLKLPTFWLVMTFSGFLGLAISFTSMWFLHQTGATTYSLVGSLNKIPLSVAGIVLFKVPTSLENSASIFFGLLAGVFFARAKMRERS; the protein is encoded by the exons ATGCTTATAACAAGTATGTTTAG TTTAAGGTACATCAATGTAGCCATGGTCACAGTCCTGAAGAATGTTACAAATGTGATTACCGCACTTGGAGAAATGTACCTATTCAGTAAGCACCACGACAGTAGAGTTTGGGCTGCTTTGTTTTTGATG ATTATTTCAGCAATTTCTGGAGGGATTACAGATCTATCTTTTCATGCTGTTGGCTATGCGTGGCAGATTACAAATTGTTTCTTGACGGCATCATACTCG CTGACACTGCGTAGGGTAATGGATACGGCAAAGCAAGTCACGAAATCTGGAAACTTGAATGAATTCTCGATGGTCTTGCTAAACAATACCCTCTCCCTGCCCCTTGGAGTTATTCTCGTATTTGTATTCAATGAGGTGGATTATCTTGTCAATAC ACCGCTTTTGAAATTACCAACCTTCTGGTTGGTGATGACATTTAGCGGATTTCTAGGCCTGGCAATAAGCTTCACTTCTATGTGGTTTCTTCACCAAACGGGGGCCACAACCTATAG TCTTGTAGGTTCATTGAATAAGATACCACTGTCTGTTGCTGGGATCGTCCTGTTCAAAGTCCCCACTAGTTTGGAAAATTCGGCCAGCATCTTCTTTG GTCTCTTGGCTGGAGTCTTTTTCGCTCGAGCAAAAATGCGGGAGAGATCTTAA
- the LOC116199487 gene encoding protein DA1-related 1-like, translated as MDWSDIFEGLNQSSQYKGNLRGNRFPNQRHDSMDELTADEKEEIDYVMALSLAEEDSRKGESKAREANKQQLTRAQLKEDEQLAWAIQESLYIHSPPPYDQGNAIQISPLPSTSSDRFCKGCKNQIGQEGQSLRCMGGVWHRDCLKCQACNLLITDKVSMSSEDRLFHESCYKEHHHPKCDVCKNFLPRSTGAAEYRAHHFWMQKYCPSHEQDNTPRCCSCERMEPRDMQYMILDDGRRLCLECLSSAIMDSEESKPLYDEIREFYKDLDMEVKQHIPLLLVERQALNKAMEGEKNGHHHLPETRGICLSEERIVPTIAKNQRFRISSGIIEMMTEPQKLVRSCDVTAILILYGFPRLLTGSILAHEMMHAWLRLAGYSKLSPEVEEGICQVMAHTWLEGKIDPCGLGNEHVASSSCAQPSLEKQLGEFFKHRIEEDTSPVYGEGFRVGRRAVQNFGLNGTLNHIRMTGSFPL; from the exons ATGGATTGGTCGGATATATTCGAAGGACTCAATCAGAGCAGTCAATACAAAGGGAATCTCAGGGGTAATAGATTCCCGAACCAGCGTCATGATTCTATG GATGAATTAACAGCTGACGAGAAGGAAGAAATCGACTATGTCATGGCCCTATCTCTTGCAGAAGAAGATTCAAGGAAAGGAGAATCAAAAGCCAGAG AGGCAAACAAACAGCAGCTTACGAGAGCTCAGCTCAAAGAAGATGAGCAGCTCGCCTGGGCTATACAGGAAAGCCTGTATATTCATTCTCCTCCTCCCTACGACCAAGGAAATGCCATCCAAATTTCTCCACTTCCTTCAACTTCTAGCGACAG ATTCTGCAAAGGTTGCAAAAATCAGATCGGGCAGGAGGGACAATCCCTCAGATGCATGGGAGGAGTTTGGCATCGTGATTGTCTCAAGTGTCAAGCGTGTAATCTTCTGATAACTGATAAG GTCTCAATGTCAAGTGAGGATCGCCTGTTCCACGAATCCTGCTACAAGGAGCATCACCATCCAAAGTGCGATGTTTGCAAGAACTTC CTCCCGCGATCTACTGGTGCTGCCGAGTACCGAGCACACCACTTTTGGATGCAGAAGTACTGTCCATCGCACGAGCAAGATAACACTCCAAGATGCTGTAGCTGTGAGAGAATGGAG CCGAGGGACATGCAGTACATGATACTAGATGATGGTCGAAGACTCTGTTTAGAATGTCTGAGCTCAGCAATTATGGACTCTGAGGAGTCCAAACCTCTTTACGACGAGATTCGTGAGTTTTACAAAGATTTAGACATGGAAGTGAAGCAACATATTCCACTTCTCTTGGTCGAGAGACAAGCCCTGAACAAAGCTATGGAAGGAGAAAAGAAC GGACATCATCACCTGCCCGAGACGAGAGGAATTTGCTTGTCAGAAGAACGAATTGTTCCAACA ATTGCCAAGAACCAGCGATTTAGGATAAGCTCTGGGATCATTGAGATGATGACAGAACCTCAGAAGTTAGTCCGGTCGTGTGATGTGACCGCGATTCTCATTTTGTATGGCTTTCCTAG GTTGTTGACGGGATCAATCCTAGCTCACGAAATGATGCATGCGTGGCTCCGACTTGCAG GTTACTCAAAACTAAGCCCAGAGGTTGAAGAAGGGATTTGCCAAGTTATGGCTCATACGTGGTTGGAAGGGAAAATTGATCCTTGTGGCTTGGGAAATGAACACGTTGCTTCATCTTCTTGTGCTCAGCCCTCCCTAGAGAAACAGCTCGGGGAATTCTTTAAGCATCGGATCGAGGAAGATACTTCACCCGTTTATGGAGAAGGATTTAGGGTGGGGCGCCGAGCCGTGCAGAACTTCGGCCTCAACGGGACCCTCAACCACATCCGAATGACAGGTAGCTTCCCTTTGTGA
- the LOC116199489 gene encoding probable 6-phosphogluconolactonase 4, chloroplastic, whose translation MAAVSTSLRSVPSSASPLRPLRPSLFAAPARLLFSAGIRAVSPIRVAGPRRFCCRATSPIAGMAEKGKGKVEVFDSEEELAVSLAKYTSDLSSKFTSERGAFTVVVSGGSLIKSLRKLVEPPYVDSIDWSKWHVFWVDERVVPKDHDDSNYKLAYDGFLSKVPILPGNVYSINDALSAEGAADDYETCLKHLVKSRVITTSDKTGFPKFDLMLLGMGPDGHIASLFPGHPLMNEKEKWITFIKDSPKPPLERITFTFPVINSSAYIALVVAGAGKAPVVQTALRDSQNSEKLPVQLVSPEGELTWFLDRDAASKL comes from the exons ATGGCCGCTGTCTCCACCTCGCTCCGCTCCGTCCCGTCGTCCGCTAGCCCTCTCCGCCCCCTCAGACCCTCCCTCTTCGCAGCTCCGGCGCGGCTTCTCTTCTCGGCCGGGATCCGGGCAGTTTCCCCCATCCGCGTCGCTGGTCCCAGGAGATTCTGTTGCAGGGCGACATCGCCGATCGCCGGGATGGCGGAGAAGGGAAAGGGGAAGGTGGAGGTGTTCGATTCCGAGGAGGAGCTCGCCGTGTCTCTCGCCAAGTACACTTCCGATCTGTCGAGTAAGTTCACCAGCGAGAGGGGCGCCTTCACTGTGGTCGTCTCCGGCGGCTCTCTGATCAAGTCGCTCAG GAAGCTCGTCGAGCCACCTTATGTAGACTCGATTGATTGGTCGAAATGGCATGTCTTCTGGGTGGATGAAAGGGTTGTCCCCAAGGACCATGATGATAGCAACTACAAGCTCGCTTACGATGGCTTTCTCTCTAAG GTTCCCATACTTCCCGGTAATGTCTATTCAATCAACGATGCCTTATCAGCTGAGGGAGCAGCGGATGATTACGAAACCTGTCTAAAGCACTTAGTCAAGAGCCGGGTTATTACAACATCGGATAAAACCGGGTTTCCAAAATTCGACCTGATGCTCCTGGGTATGGGTCCTGATGGGCACATTGCGTCTCTGTTCCCTGGACATCCCCTCATGAATGAGAAGGAGAAGTGGATCACTTTCATTAAGGACTCTCCTAAACCACCACTCGAGAGGATCACTTTCACTTTCCCAGTGATAAACTCGTCTGCTTACATAGCACTCGTGGTTGCTGGTGCTGGTAAAGCCCCTGTGGTGCAGACAGCACTGCGGGATAGCCAGAACTCAGAGAAGTTGCCGGTCCAACTGGTCTCACCGGAAGGAGAGTTGACTTGGTTCTTAGACCGGGATGCTGCTTCGAAGCTGTAG